Part of the Cryptococcus neoformans var. grubii H99 chromosome 2, complete sequence genome is shown below.
AAAGTGGTATAAATTGCTTACGCCTTGTAGCCGCCAATAACTCGGTGGTCGTGCTGCTCAGACATAGTGTTTGATGTGTTGTGTGTGGATAAGGTTGTTCGAAAGTAGTAGTGGAAAAGGCTTTCTTGAACTTGGAAGAAAAGTGTtgggagggaaaagaggtGGCTCTTGGGGCTGGCTTTTATACCTTGCAGGGGCAAAGGGAGATGGATTTTGAACGAAAGAATGATGTATGACTAAACGTCATTGAAAACACGACACATGTCATAATGTTGGCGATTTGGCATTTTGAAGTGGGAAGTGGAGAGAGAGGCCACTAACTTGACATCACCATGCCACAACCCTTATTGCGATCTATGATGTGCCGAAGAAAGCTTGATCGCAAACCCAAATATGAGGATGACGTTGATGGACCTATTGATAGTGGAGATAAGGCATCGCCGAAACGACCACTAGCCACTGcagagcaaaaaaaaacaaatGCCACATATCATGTGCTTCACTGCATTCAATTTATCAACAACCGTGCTACGCGTAACCACGCGTGCTATTTATTGTTCAGAGGCACTTCTGCATTTTACAGCGGATGCTTGAAGGGTGACAGGTGAGTTGAATCTTGTCAGATACTAAccatgatgatgttggAGTCGCAACAAGTACGCAATGCCTCGGTTCAACGTCCGAAATCCCTGTCTTCTGCTCGCTGCTTGCAGTTCTATCCTTCCATGCTAGCAAAGAGCGTTATAGGACAAGCATTGCATTATTGGAGTGAGGTCcatgtcatcatcaatcgTCATATAATGTTCTCGACTCCTCTCAATCTCGCATCTAGATTCGACGATGAGGTGATGTTGTCCTGAAAACATGATAACCGAAGGAGAGAAGTTATCGACCCGAACGTGAGAGTGGAGTGCACTTTGGATGCACTTGTGCTTGCATTTTGTATTAGCAGTTGGATGATGCCCATCATTCTGGGGTTGAATTGAAGGATTACTGGCCCTCTTTTGTTACTGGTGGTTGGTGGGGCGTATAAGAAGGGTACTCGGCTGGCGGCTGAGATGGCCCTTACGCGTAACGCGCTATCTCGCTCATTACGTTGTCGTAGTAATGTTTGCAAACACCGACCTCCACcgacgcgtttcggcaaGTTTCCACAAGGCAGCTAAATATTTACTATTATTTATTTACATCATCCGGGCAGGCGGTGATTGCCGCCTCCTTTTCTGAGAAGTGACGTGGAAATGTCATGATACTCAAGAACTCTCCACGTCATGACTTGCGCTCAACAGAGAAGAACCGAGGCAGTCACCGCAAGCGACCGATATAGTCGTAGCTAACTACTTTTTGGTCCAGCAGCACTCACCCTTTGCCTCGAAGTTAGCTATTGGAAACATATACTAAGGCCTGGATATTAAGTCCTGGAAATAatggccttctcctcgaTTTCATCCCAGATCCGCACTCTCACACAGCCACCACCTCCCAGCGCATTGGCATCTCAGATCAGAGTCCATGTAGACGCACATTTCTCTGATGTAGCTGCTCTTGTTAAGCATACTCATGGGGACCGAACGCAGCCTAGTAGCGGATtagggaagaagaaaaggaaaggccTCAATGATGAAATATCGTACTGGGAGAGAAAAGACACCAAGGCTGCAAAGGAGGTATGTATTGGATTTTAAAGACAACCCGTACTCATACCGGCCATTAGCTTCAGGAGACAAGCAAGGCGCTtccgtctcttctttcaaacACTCAAGACTCCCTACAACAACTTCTTCAATCAGCCCAAGAATTATCTCTACAAAGATACAATCTGGCCGACAAGCTCTCGGAGCTTATTGGTGACATATCGGGGTCAGTAGAGGGACAAGGAACTTTGGACGCCGAAGCAAAGGGTAGAGACAAGCATAAAACGATCTTAAATGAAATTGAAGGGTTGCAGAATGACCTAGGAAACCTTCAAGCTGGTCTCGCGTGGACGAACATGTTGGAAGAAGCCGTCGCGTTGAGGTAGGGCAGATCTTTACTTGCCAAAGATCCGAGCTAACGCATCTGTCAGTGACTCCACTCTGAACCCTCAAAACCATAAGCCCTCGCCCCTGGCAGCCTTACCCCATTATAGGCGTCTCCATGCCCTAGTGGAAGGGATGACCAGATCTTTGCCGAAAGAGATGGGCCTTTTGCGTATCGTGATGGATATCAAAGAGCAGACGTGGCAAGGGTTGAAGGATATCATGTCTGAGTAAGCGACAGCTTCCGCCTGAGCGCCCTGACCGCTAAACAAACAATGAATAGGAACCTGTTAATCGCAAGCGAAGCGTTAGGTTGGCCGAAACAGGTTGTTTATGAGAGTGTACCCTTGGAAGCAAGGCGTTTGTTTGAACGAGCATTTCAAGACCTTCTGTATCTGCAAACGGAGTGTGTTGCTTCCCTTATAAAATAATGCCTTACATAGGTACTGATATGCGGCACAGAAAAGAATCTCTTGAAGAAACTGGCGCTTCCAAGCACCCACAATGGTCCTTTGGAACGGGTTTATATCCCTTACAGGCCTTGGTGCACCCGATCGAATTGAGATTTAGATATCATTTCATGGGAACCAAAGGTACGAATAGAATTGACAAGGTAATTCCGTCACATTATTCCTTTTCCAACAAATGCTCACTAAGATACAGCCAGAATGGGCTTTTGCCAATATTCTTGACCAGATGTACATTCACCAGGCATTCCTTACCACTTACATTCAAACACTCACGTCTCAGGCCGGGTACACTTCAGTAACTGTCAAGTCCGAGTttacccttctcctcctccctaTCCTCCTTTCACTTTTACGGGCTCGTATACCTCACCTTTTGGATCACCCGGCCCTGTTGGCGCATACTGTATATCAGACTGTTGTGTTTGATGAAGCTGTTAGGGGTGGAGGGTTTGATTTAAAAGCTACAAGCTTGTACGAGGTCAGAGATGCACCACCTTGGGAAGGTCTCGTCGGCGTTGTCCTTAGGGAGGATGATTGGTTTGAACGATGGTTAAcaggggagaagaagtgtaAGTTATCCCATTTTCGGGAAAACAACATGCTAACCCGGTGTAGTTGCAAATACTCGCTTGCAGGAGATTATCTCTGCGAACGATGCCTGGGTCATCAGTGAAGAGTTGcctgaggaagacgagggaCTATCTAACATGCGTCCGACTATCAGCTCTCGTCAGGTGAAAGGACTCGTTGAGCAAATAATTGGTAGGTGATATTCAGCATCGTCACGGGCAACGCTGCTGATTGAGAACAGATCGTTATGCCCCACTCCCTGAATTAGAATACAagctccctttcctccttacCATCCAATTTCCTATCCTTGCAACATATCAAGCCCGCATTTCTGGCTCGCTAGATGCTTTTGAGACTCTCTCATCTGCTTTCGTCAGAGCGGTCCCAGGAGCCCTATCTGGAAACACAAGAACCGGGATCAATTTTGATCAGAGGACTCTAACCAGCGGGAAGGTTGGTGTTGAAAGGCTGGTGAAGGCGTTGTTAAGCTCAGACTGGGTTGGGGAAGCAATGCGCAAGTGGGCTGATGGGATAGTAAGTTACTCTACCTGGGAAATGTATGATAATAACATCTGGTAGTTCTTTGTGGAGCTATCCAATGACTTGCAAAACTCTACAGCCCTCAAATGGAAAATTCAATCAGACCCCCTCGTGCCGCAATCCATCAAAGCACCCACGGCGGCTGACACCTCATACCAGCCTGCATCAGTATTTGACGTGTTAATTGGACAATATGAACAGGTAACCAGAAGAGCAGAAGATATGATCGTCAAACTTGTAACGGTAGAGGTGGAAAATGAATTGAAGCAGCATTTAACGAGGTTTGCTTTCCACGTCTTCCTATCCACGAAAAGAAAGCTGACGGAGAACAGGCGATGGGATAATCCTCCATCGGCAGAACCCACCAATCTCTCAACTCATTTCGTCTCTGCTCTCACGATGTATACATCACACATCTCTACCCTTTTgtcacttcttccttctctcaccGCCGCCCGTCTATATAGACGTATCGTAGACGAACTTTCCAGGCACATTCTGCAACGCGGTGTGTATTCTGGATGGTCAAAGTTCAGCGAAAGGGGCGGACAAGACTTCCGAGAAGAGATTAacgaatggaaggaagtcACTGCCCAAGTTTTCAGGAGTAACCGATGGTACAAGGATGTATGGGCGATCCCATATGATGCTCCCTGGAACAAACTCGTTTATGTTAGCAAACTTCTGTCTCTGCCAACAGCACCTTTGCCGCAATCAGAGAACGACCAAGAACCAACGTTTTCTCAAGCGATGGCCGTTGCCTGGACAGACGGTTCCGGTTTGGTCGAGTTTGAGAAAAGGCtagggatggagatgggaaaggaagagatgcaAAGAATTttaagaagaagaatggaatgCTGGCGTTAACGCTTGTAATGTGTAGATGTAGTTCCAACATGTCTTGTGTTGATGCATTCACTTTTGTCTACCGTGCCACATTTTTCACCCCAACATGATGTACATTGAATAATTGCCTTCCCAATCAGTACCTTCCGCTTCTGTGTCCCCCATATCTTCTGTCCCTTTCAGCTGTAAACAGTATTAGCATCAGATGCTGAGAGGCTACGACGACGGCGAGACTTACGTTCATAATATCCTCTACTTTGCATGGGTGTTGGGGCGGGCCCTCTGCTGATAGGAGGAGGTGCAGGGGGCATACCTGCACCTGGCAGTGAAAGTCCGCCGAAAAGCTTCATTATATCGTCAGGACGGAAAACAGGGCCTGATTGGGGTCAGCATCTATACACTCAACGCTGCGTCACCGCCTATCTTACCATCAAATGAACGAGCATTGGGAAGTTGTGCCATGAACCACGCCAAAGGCTTTTCTAGACCGCTCCTGTCTTTGTCGCCCCCATACGCCCCACTGGGAGGTGTTGCATACGCTGGTCCTGCACCGAGATGAGGTGGTGGAATGCTTGATGGGGCCTTGACAGGTGGGATTGAGTCGCGATATCGGCCCGGAGGAGGACGGTCATCACGCTCAGCATAACGGCGAGGGGGAGATTGTGCACGGTGACGTTTGGGGGAACGAGAGAATTCTGCAGAGGAAGGCCGTCGTGGGGGGATATCGTCGGGAGCAGAACGTTTGTATGATTCTTGAGGAGGCTGTACTGGGACAGGGGCGGCAATAGGGGCGGGAATGGAAGCAGTAGGCGGCGGGAGAGCAGGGGCGACGGCAGGTACGGGAGGCACAGCAACGCCCATTCGAGCACGGTTGAAGCCAAGATCTCGAATAGCAATTTGATCGATTCCGTTGTATGACCACCTTTGCGCGAAACGCTTGAGAGGAGCATCCTCGGGGAAGACTTCAGAAAAGCGAGCTTCAAGCTTGTGTACCGCAGACAGGTCACCGTAGGTATACTCATAACGAGCCCAAGCATCCCACAAAGGTCGAGCCTTGTCGCCCATAATCCTGACAGCCGAACGTTCAAAGAGAGCTCGGGCGTCTATACAGAGAATAAATATTTGCAGGAATTAAGCATGTGAAATGAAACGCACTGTTATCGTCATTAATCGACAAAAGGAATTGAAGGTATTTGATCACATAATCAACATCCTCGGAGAACTGCTTCAAACCCAATTCAAAAATTCTAATAGCAACGGCGGCGTCCTTGTTGGTGTGAAATTCCATTAAAGCTTTACTGCCGTTAGTCTCATTATGTTGCGAAGATAACTAAACCCTATTGCTCACCTGACGCTTCAAATACGTGCCACGTAAGATGAGGCGACTTTCGAGCCTTTCCAAATACTCCTCTAGCGGCTTTGATACCCTATTTGTATTTATTAGCCTACTCCTTGCGAATATGCCTCAAGAAATTAAGCTCAACCAACCTCTGCCCTGCGAGCAAACCTCATGTACATTATCCACACGACACTTATGCCAACCATCAGTTCTTCGATatccttccctctcctttgcGCCACAAGCTCCCCTCTCTGTTCCCGTTCCTCCACGAGCCTCTGGATATCACTGATGTCATTACCGTCAACGTCAATGCTGTCGCCAACggcagctgctgctgcagcCTTTTCAGAGCCGGGGATAGAGGGACCGCGAGCAATCTCAATTTCACGAGCGACGTTCTGACGGAGCTCATCGACTTCGGGATTCAACTTAGAGATGAGAGTAGTATAGAGTGAATGACAAGTCGGAAAAGCTTTGCGCTCTTCTTGAAGTTCAGCGTAAGCAAACgtgagaaggaagctgaGGTTGTTTAGTTCTAGGTCTGGAGATGACGAGGGATAAGCTTACCTTTTAGGACAAGCATTCACACCGGCTTCGAGAATCTCTGCAGCCTCGTCCTGTTTACCCAGCTTGGAGTAATAGCTAGCGGCGTAATGCCAGAGCTCTGCAAAATGTCTCATTTCACCCAAACACTTTCTCAATGCATACCCAATCCTGGATTGCAACACGTCGTGATTCTCGATAACCAATGGattcccttcttcccatctcaGACATGCTTTCCAAGCACTAACGATCTGCCTGTCCTGTTCTGTGAAAGTGGGATATGGGGGCAGGATAGGTTTAGGGATGGGGTCCGAAAGCGCACGAAGTTCACGAAGGGCAGTACGAGCTGTCATATAAGCAGGAGACTTCTCAGCGAGATATTTTTTGGCGGTAAGCTTATTGAGGGAAGATTCAAAAGTGTCGTAGGACTTCCATAGAGCCTCAATGTTGTTGAGGGGAATGCAAACAGCTCGTTGATAGATCTTTCGAAGGTTATCATTTTTGGCTTGCGTGTCCCATTGATTGGTAGCCTACAAAAAATCAGCCAAAAAAGAATGTAGTCCATGAGAATCGACATACAGGGCCACTCGCAACAAATTTGATGTACTCGTCCCAGATATCTCCGCTCTCTCGGTCAAAGCCACACTCTCGAAGCGCGAACTCATAAGCCTCGGTGATCGTTGATCTAACATCAGCGGCATTGGCTGAACCCTCAGCAAGAGGGTTTTGTCGCCGAATGTAATGGAGATATGCGGTCCAGATACTAACGTCGGCCGCAGTTGTTATCCCAGCGCTCCCCTTGAGTGTACTGGCAAAGATAGCCTCTACTTCGGCGAAGTTGGAAAGAGCTAACTCCAAATTGATCAAAGCGAGCAGCGGCTGGGCCTGATAAGAGGAAGTAAGACGATGTAACTCTACAAAAATCAGCTTACTTACCGCAGTCGGATTATCAACCGCCAGAACCCGATACCAAGCCCTAGCGTCCTCCACCTCAGTTTTTTGGACGGCCCAGttgaaaagagaaagtAACAGGGTCGGGTTGCTAGGATCTGCGATCATTAATTAGCCAAGTTGCACAACATGGAAATGAGTTGCGAAACTCACCAGCACGCCAAGACCTGATCAGCTCGCCATTTTGGCTCACACTTGGAGAATATTCCGTCAGACCTTCCGGGAGAAAGACATCAGAGTGGATTCCTTGAGGTGGTGCCCATGCAACGTGTTCTACCAGAGgcttttcttccattttGCTGTCGACCACGGGCGTCGGAGGCTCAGTATGAGCAGTTGGGACAGGTGCTTGCACTATTTGCTCAAGCTGAGTTTCCTCCAAATAAGTCGGGATACTTTCAATGGCAGCTGCGGCAGGTGCAGCAGAATTGGGTTGGGGCGCTTGAGGCGTTTCGACAGCAGGTTGTTCTGGGGGCTGTTCTCCGGACTGTTCTGCGGATTGTTCTACGGACTGTTCTGGGGGCTGTTCTGAGGACTGTTCTGTGGACTCTATCGGGATATCACCATTATTTACTGGGTTGACAACTGCCTCTACAGCATTGGCAGTTGTCGGCGTCTCGACTCCAACGACAATCACGTCTCCAATTTCGTCATCTGCAGCAGATGGCGCAACGACGGTATCGGAAATAGGAGGAGGACCAGACGCAGTAAGATTGTTATCTCCAATGGCATCAGATGCGGCAGTAGTGGATGATGAACCTGGAGCTGGCGGTATGGCACTTTCAAGAATAGACTCCATTGCCTCTGCATTGTCCAACAGGGTTGACTGGGATTTTTGATCTTGTGCAGCATGTTGGGGAGGATGGCTTTGGGAGGCAGCATCGACGACGGCAGCGGCTGTATCTGCGAGGTCCTGCTGGATGGAATCTATTGATTGCAGCTGGTTGACGATATCTGCGGGGTGTTCGTGTGACATGGGAGCTGGAGCAAGACGGAGAAAGCAGTTGCAAAGTGAATGGATTCGAGATGTTAAGACGGATGTCGAGGTGGGGGAATTTGTGCTTATTTGGCATGGCAAGCGTGGGAAAGTGCCAATGTTGACGTCATGATATATCGCGCACGGCAAGCAATCGACGTTCATTCTATACGATATGGGCGGCGGTTGATGAAAGAAAATTCGTTCCGTTTCGCATTAttaaagaagaagacgtaGTATGCAAGGCATAGAGACGGTATATGTACATGCATACAGACGATATTAAGCCCAGCGAATCTAGAAGGAACTTCCGAGAAAGGATCAACAGCACCATCCTCTAccttctcttgcttccCGCCTTCTTGATTCTCTTCAACGCCCTgacttccttcctcatcctggCGTCCACAATCTTGTACTTGCCCTTGACACCCGTCGGTCTGCCCTTAACACCCTTGTTAACACCCTTGGCCACAacgatcttcttctctttggccttttctttgcctttggcGGCACGGGCGAGCATTCTCCTAACTTGTCTAGCTTTTTCACCATCGCCCATCTCCTCACTTTCCATGACACcatcagccttcttcttggccttctccatcctaGCAACagccttcatcttctttctgcccttgGCCTCAGCGACCTTCTTGATGGGCCTGGCATCCAATGCCCTCTGTCGAGCACGGAGAGCATCAACAGCCTCCTTGGTAATAGGAATGTTGGGCTTGTAAAACTGGGATTCGTCGTCAAGGAACCAAGTGGGAAGACCGTCCTTGTTATGAGCAGAGAGACGGTTGAAGCCTTGGTCAATGAGCTTATCGGCAGTGGTTTTTCGATTAACGAGGGCGGTAGCAAGAGAAACAGCCTCGGCGGTAAGAAGACCCTTGTCTGCAACATGAGTAAGCTTTGAGTGTCGCGACAGACAAATGATCAGAACATACCTTGGAtaaccttcttcttgacctcGTCTtgatcctcatcatcaacatcccATTCGGGACCGTCATCCTCTGGCGCTTGAGGTACGATCTCAAAGTCGTCGTCGCCTTCGAGGGTACTTGAGCTCTCAGATGCGTCCTCCATatccacatcttcatcagcagactcttcctcctcggactcgtcttcctcctcttcttcctcatcgtcaccATCCAAAGCAGCAAGATCACCAACATTCTTGAAGACGGGCTGGTCAAACCACAACTGTGCTTGCTTACTTCTCTGAGCTCGCAGTTCAGGCTCCCTCAGACTGGTCATAAGGCCGCTGCTCTTTTCGGATCTGGCAGGATTTTCAAAGCTAACCTTCTTACTCTTCTTGGGGGCCTCAGTTTCAGGCTCAGCATCGGAATCAGAGTCCGAGGAATCACCTTCACCATACTTGGCCTTTTTCTGAGCAACCACATCCCATccgccctcctcgtcgtcatcctgaccatcgtcatcgtcgcttccttcttcatcgctcTTCTCCTGAATACCATGCCAAGCATCAAAATTTTTGTCTTTGAGTCGATCTTGCTTGACTTTCCATTTGGCATCACGCTCTTTCTTGCGCTCAACATAAGAGTCGTAAAGGCCGTCGAGCTCACCCTCGAGAGCGGCAGTCTTGCGTTCACGCTCTTCGTCAGAGTCAAGGAtttcatcgtcttcctcatcttcatcgtcttcctcctcagaTTCCGAAGAGAGATCCATTCCTTCGCCATTCTCCACTAGAGCAGCTAAgcctcccttctttcctcgacGCCTAGCCTCAttctcgccttcttcaagatcaaatatctcctcttcaccttggAGGGCAAGATCGTTTTGATCAAGGTCGTCGGGAACAGTCATGTTCAACTGAAGTTTCAACAAAtcccttgccttcttctcgtttgctcgcttcctctcctttttgGTCTTGGCAAGTTTAGCTTGTTGAAGCTTCTGGAGTTCCTCAGTAatctgctcttcctcgtccatAGGCTCGACAACAACTTCCTCAGTGGCATCCTGGGTCTTATCTGCTTTGACATCGAGACCTATTTCGAGACGGATGGCAAGACGCCATTTCATGAGAGCTTTGAAATCACCTTTACCGAGAACCTTGAGGTCTTCAAAGTTGGCAATGACATCGGGGGTAGTGTGGCGAGATTTAAGCCAGCTGAAAGAAATTAGCACAGAGATTAATTCGATAAAAGGTTCAGACTTACGCCTTTTCGGTCTCAGTTCGGAATTCAATCTTGTTCATGTTACCCAGCAACAACACAGGATCCTGTCCTCGGACAAACTCCTCGGCACTGGCAGTGTGATACAGTGTGTAGTCACCTTCAGCATAACCTTCCCTATGTCGTCGCTTCTTTTCGGGGGCATAGACATTTGAGTGGGCGTGCGAGTTGGCCGCTAGTCGAgcggcggcagcggcagcagaggcggtagaagaagaggtggggACGATAGAGGCATCAGTAGGTTCTGTGATTGATGTAGGGAGAGATGCAATGTCCTTGAAGACGTGCTTGGGGTCGAGAAATTTGGGATCGATGTGCTTCGGGGCTATAAAGTCGCGACAGACGACGAAGATTTCGGCAGAGACGTTACTGCAAAAAGGTCAGATTCCGCGAGGGGGTTGATCCGTGAGTCACATAccgagaagagggaggtTTGGTTGCTTCTACAGACTTGAAAAGCTGACCAAAGACCCAGAGCAGGCTGTTATAGTCCTGACTTCTGAAGACCTTGGTGACAAAACTTCCACCCTTGGCCAAAAATTCTGTGGCAAGCTTCAAACTCTGCAAAACCAACTCGTTTTGAGTGAACGCATCTTGAACCCAAGCACTACCAACGTTGGGAGCACCGTCATGGAGAACTAAATCGGCCTTCCAGTCGTGCATGTGCTGACGCAGAGTCTGTCGACAGTGAGCGGTGGTGATATCGGAGACGAAGGTTGTGACATGAGGAAGGGGCTTGATGGCGTTAAGGTCGACaccgatgatgagagaGCCTTTAGGCATGTACTTTTCAGCTACCTGAAGCCAACCACCAGGAGCAGCACACAGATCGATACAGCATCGAgatttggagaggaggtcATACTTGCGGTTGAGGTGGACAAGTTTGCTGTGTGATGGTGAGTTATGGTACGTGAGAAGGTGAAGGCGGGAACTTACAAAGCGGAACGGGCTCTGTAGCCTTGCTCTTTGGCAAGACGGTAGAACTTGTCGAGACGGCCCTTACCTGTCTTCTTGTCGTGCTTACCCATGTTGCTGGATGTCGGATAGACGTGGTAGAATAAAAAATCACAAAAAATAACTCAGCGAGCGACTGATCGCTCCTGGATGCTGCAGCCACCTGGTAAAATGTTTACCCAGGCACACACGGAGTCCATCTCGTACTCCGTCTGTTACGTAAGCTGATTTGGACGCGTCGGGCCTCGATTTCTGCGCAGAAAAGAAAGCAAAACAAACAGCCATCATTCTTTCCCCCTAGCGCACGGgcctccctttccctttcgaCTACAGCACAGCCGTAGAAAGCGACAGCGAAGGACATTCCATCCGCCAccgtcatcttctctttcttccttcctccttcccctcttttcttcctcactcTCCCGCTGCTACACATTGACATGCCCATGCCCACCGAATAATTATGTTAAAAGACCAGCAGCACTCGCCGCCAAGGGGAGCTTCGGGCCTCGGTCGCTCATCCAGCATCTTTTCATACCAGACGCGCCTTCTCAGCCGCAACAACAACATTACTTCCCCACCAAATGGCCGCCAAACTCCGACCAACAGTTCTAGCATCACCGCCTCACCAGCATACGCCTCCCTGGCGTCAATAGCTGGTAAAGAAGCTTTAGCGGATTCACCGCCCTCCACCCCAATTAGAAGGGCTGTGGCGAAGATGATCGTCGACAGCAGCCCTTCCCCCACCTCGACTCCCACAGCTCGGACAGTGACTAAACATGTCAGAGCAGCAAAATCGGTCGACTCGGTGAGAAATCAGTGGGAAGCTAAGATCGCAGGAGCTCAGGACGGAGGCACAACTCACATAATGCAaaaaggtggaagaggcaTCTCAGCAACATCTCGAACAGCGCCCATGCCTTCTATCGCGGCGCTGCCTCCTCCCTCGTCATTACCGTCTACCGAACCCACGGAACAAGCGGCCACGCAAGTTGAGGTTTCTCCCACCCAAATTTCAACCGACGTTGGTTCTGAAAAGGATGGATCCAGCAGGTCCTCTAGCTCCTATATGGCTCGGCGGGTCGCTAAAAGATCTACTGTCTATGGCGCCAGTGAGTTTGACTCAATTCGTATTCCCTCAACAGCCTCAATGGCATCCACATCGACCAATCTCGTAGATCGTCCCGCTTCCCCCTCCATTGCCTCAACTGGGTCATTGTTATCACCGAATGCTACTGGAGAAAGTCTCGCACCCTCAGTGCGGGGGCAGTCAGTTGAAGAGCGTCTAGCCATTGCGAAATCAAACgcattgaaaaggagacaagCGAGAGAACAAGCCAAAGCCGCTGTCACTCATACCCAGCCCGCCACTCAATCCGTAATAGAAAAAGGAACCACATCTGGACAGCaggaggtgatggtggaCAGTGAATTGGGAATCACCAAGAAAATGCCATCCCAGGATAAAGTAACAAACGGTGATTTGTTCCAGTCTGAGATGGCCAACGGGAAGGTTGAAGTCAACACAAGTGTTATTAAACCCATTTCTGATCTGGCTGGCGCAAAACAGTCGTCACCTTCGATACCCCTGGCATCCAAGGTAGCAGCATCTCCGTTCCATG
Proteins encoded:
- a CDS encoding mRNA 3'-end-processing protein RNA14, with the translated sequence MSHEHPADIVNQLQSIDSIQQDLADTAAAVVDAASQSHPPQHAAQDQKSQSTLLDNAEAMESILESAIPPAPGSSSTTAASDAIGDNNLTASGPPPISDTVVAPSAADDEIGDVIVVGVETPTTANAVEAVVNPVNNGDIPIESTEQSSEQPPEQSVEQSAEQSGEQPPEQPAVETPQAPQPNSAAPAAAAIESIPTYLEETQLEQIVQAPVPTAHTEPPTPVVDSKMEEKPLVEHVAWAPPQGIHSDVFLPEGLTEYSPSVSQNGELIRSWRADPSNPTLLLSLFNWAVQKTEVEDARAWYRVLAVDNPTAAQPLLALINLELALSNFAEVEAIFASTLKGSAGITTAADVSIWTAYLHYIRRQNPLAEGSANAADVRSTITEAYEFALRECGFDRESGDIWDEYIKFVASGPATNQWDTQAKNDNLRKIYQRAVCIPLNNIEALWKSYDTFESSLNKLTAKKYLAEKSPAYMTARTALRELRALSDPIPKPILPPYPTFTEQDRQIVSAWKACLRWEEGNPLVIENHDVLQSRIGYALRKCLGEMRHFAELWHYAASYYSKLGKQDEAAEILEAGVNACPKSFLLTFAYAELQEERKAFPTCHSLYTTLISKLNPEVDELRQNVAREIEIARGPSIPGSEKAAAAAAVGDSIDVDGNDISDIQRLVEEREQRGELVAQRRGKDIEELMVGISVVWIMYMRFARRAEGIKAARGVFGKARKSPHLTWHVFEASALMEFHTNKDAAVAIRIFELGLKQFSEDVDYVIKYLQFLLSINDDNNARALFERSAVRIMGDKARPLWDAWARYEYTYGDLSAVHKLEARFSEVFPEDAPLKRFAQRWSYNGIDQIAIRDLGFNRARMGVAVPPVPAVAPALPPPTASIPAPIAAPVPVQPPQESYKRSAPDDIPPRRPSSAEFSRSPKRHRAQSPPRRYAERDDRPPPGRYRDSIPPVKAPSSIPPPHLGAGPAYATPPSGAYGGDKDRSGLEKPLAWFMAQLPNARSFDGPVFRPDDIMKLFGGLSLPGAGMPPAPPPISRGPAPTPMQSRGYYEPERDRRYGGHRSGRY
- a CDS encoding AdoMet-dependent rRNA methyltransferase SPB1 — its product is MGKHDKKTGKGRLDKFYRLAKEQGYRARSAFKLVHLNRKYDLLSKSRCCIDLCAAPGGWLQVAEKYMPKGSLIIGVDLNAIKPLPHVTTFVSDITTAHCRQTLRQHMHDWKADLVLHDGAPNVGSAWVQDAFTQNELVLQSLKLATEFLAKGGSFVTKVFRSQDYNSLLWVFGQLFKSVEATKPPSSRNVSAEIFVVCRDFIAPKHIDPKFLDPKHVFKDIASLPTSITEPTDASIVPTSSSTASAAAAAARLAANSHAHSNVYAPEKKRRHREGYAEGDYTLYHTASAEEFVRGQDPVLLLGNMNKIEFRTETEKAWLKSRHTTPDVIANFEDLKVLGKGDFKALMKWRLAIRLEIGLDVKADKTQDATEEVVVEPMDEEEQITEELQKLQQAKLAKTKKERKRANEKKARDLLKLQLNMTVPDDLDQNDLALQGEEEIFDLEEGENEARRRGKKGGLAALVENGEGMDLSSESEEEDDEDEEDDEILDSDEERERKTAALEGELDGLYDSYVERKKERDAKWKVKQDRLKDKNFDAWHGIQEKSDEEGSDDDDGQDDDEEGGWDVVAQKKAKYGEGDSSDSDSDAEPETEAPKKSKKVSFENPARSEKSSGLMTSLREPELRAQRSKQAQLWFDQPVFKNVGDLAALDGDDEEEEEEDESEEEESADEDVDMEDASESSSTLEGDDDFEIVPQAPEDDGPEWDVDDEDQDEVKKKVIQDKGLLTAEAVSLATALVNRKTTADKLIDQGFNRLSAHNKDGLPTWFLDDESQFYKPNIPITKEAVDALRARQRALDARPIKKVAEAKGRKKMKAVARMEKAKKKADGVMESEEMGDGEKARQVRRMLARAAKGKEKAKEKKIVVAKGVNKGVKGRPTGVKGKYKIVDARMRKEVRALKRIKKAGSKRR